The following are encoded in a window of Arvicanthis niloticus isolate mArvNil1 chromosome 1, mArvNil1.pat.X, whole genome shotgun sequence genomic DNA:
- the Ftl gene encoding ferritin light chain yields the protein MTSQIRQNYSTEVEAAVNRLVNLHLRASYTYLSLGFFFDRDDVALEGVGHFFRELAEEKREGAERLLKLQNDRGGRALFQDVQKPSQDEWGKTQEAMEAALALEKNLNQALLDLHALGSARTDPHLCDFLESHFLDKEVKLIKKMGNHLTNIRRLAGQQPAQTGAIQASLGEYLFERLTLKHD from the exons ATGACCTCTCAGATTCGTCAGAATTATTCCACCGAAGTGGAAGCTGCCGTGAACCGCCTGGTCAACTTGCACCTGCGGGCCTCCTACACCTACCTCTCTCTG GGCTTCTTTTTTGACCGGGATGACGTGGCTTTGGAGGGCGTAGGCCACTTCTTCCGCGAGCTGGCCGAGGAGAAGCGCGAGGGCGCCGAGCGTCTCCTCAAGTTGCAGAACGATCGTGGGGGCCGTGCACTCTTCCAGGATGTGCAG AAGCCATCTCAAGATGAATGGGGTAAAACCCAGGAGGCCATGGAAGCTGCCTTGGCCCTGGAGAAGAACCTGAACCAGGCCCTCTTGGATCTGCATGCCCTGGGATCTGCCCGTACAGACCCTCAT CTCTGTGACTTCTTGGAAAGCCACTTCCTGGATAAGGAGGTGAAGCTCATCAAGAAGATGGGCAACCACCTGACCAACATCCGTAGGCTGGCAGGGCAACAACCAGCGCAGACTGGAGCGATCCAGGCATCTCTGGGAGAGTATCTCTTTGAGCGCCTCACTCTCAAGCATGACTAG
- the Bax gene encoding apoptosis regulator BAX isoform X2, whose product MDGSGEQLGGGGPTSSEQIMKTGAFLLQGFIQDRAGRMAGETPELTLEQPPQDASTKKLSECLRRIGDELDSNMELQRMIADVDTDSPREVFFRVAADMFADGNFNWGRVVALFYFASKLVLKALCTKVPELIRTIMGWTLDFLRERLLVWIQDQGGWVRPLNPSLTPTSLFSGWPPLLLRDPHMADSDHLCGWSPHCLTHHLEEDGLRPPTALDCVFSS is encoded by the exons ATGGACGGGTCCGGGGAGCAGCTCGGAGGCGGCG GGCCCACCAGCTCTGAACAGATCATGAAGACAGGGGCCTTTTTGCTACAGGG TTTCATCCAGGATCGAGCAGGGAGGATGGCTGGGGAGACACCTGAGCTGACCTTGGAGCAGCCGCCCCAGGATGCATCCACCAAGAAGTTGAGCGAGTGTCTCAGGCGAATTGGAGATGAACTGGATAGCAATATGGAGCTGCAGAG gATGATTGCTGACGTGGATACGGACTCCCCCCGAGAGGTCTTCTTCCGCGTGGCAGCCGACATGTTTGCAGATGGCAACTTCAACTGGGGCCGGGTGGTTGCCCTCTTCTACTTTGCTAGCAAACTGGTGCTCAAG GCCCTGTGTACTAAAGTGCCTGAGCTGATCAGAACCATCATGGGCTGGACACTGGACTTCCTCCGTGAGCGGCTGCTTGTCTGGATCCAAGACCAGGGTGGCTGGGTGAGACCCCTCAACCCTAGCT TAACACCCACGTCTCTATTCTCAGGATGGCCTCCTCTCCTACTTCGGGACCCCCACATGGCAGACAGTGACCATCTTTGTGGCTGGAGTCCTCACTGCCTCACTCACCATCTGGAAGAAGATGGGCTGAGGCCTCCCACTGCCTTGGACTGTGTCTTTTCTTCATAA
- the Bax gene encoding apoptosis regulator BAX isoform X1, which yields MDGSGEQLGGGGPTSSEQIMKTGAFLLQGFIQDRAGRMAGETPELTLEQPPQDASTKKLSECLRRIGDELDSNMELQRMIADVDTDSPREVFFRVAADMFADGNFNWGRVVALFYFASKLVLKALCTKVPELIRTIMGWTLDFLRERLLVWIQDQGGWDGLLSYFGTPTWQTVTIFVAGVLTASLTIWKKMG from the exons ATGGACGGGTCCGGGGAGCAGCTCGGAGGCGGCG GGCCCACCAGCTCTGAACAGATCATGAAGACAGGGGCCTTTTTGCTACAGGG TTTCATCCAGGATCGAGCAGGGAGGATGGCTGGGGAGACACCTGAGCTGACCTTGGAGCAGCCGCCCCAGGATGCATCCACCAAGAAGTTGAGCGAGTGTCTCAGGCGAATTGGAGATGAACTGGATAGCAATATGGAGCTGCAGAG gATGATTGCTGACGTGGATACGGACTCCCCCCGAGAGGTCTTCTTCCGCGTGGCAGCCGACATGTTTGCAGATGGCAACTTCAACTGGGGCCGGGTGGTTGCCCTCTTCTACTTTGCTAGCAAACTGGTGCTCAAG GCCCTGTGTACTAAAGTGCCTGAGCTGATCAGAACCATCATGGGCTGGACACTGGACTTCCTCCGTGAGCGGCTGCTTGTCTGGATCCAAGACCAGGGTGGCTGG GATGGCCTCCTCTCCTACTTCGGGACCCCCACATGGCAGACAGTGACCATCTTTGTGGCTGGAGTCCTCACTGCCTCACTCACCATCTGGAAGAAGATGGGCTGA
- the Dhdh gene encoding trans-1,2-dihydrobenzene-1,2-diol dehydrogenase, producing MTKRLRGARWPHLQPRRQRTSKMALRWGIVSAGLIASDFTSVLSSLPLSEHQVVAVAARDLNRAEEFAQKYNIPKAYGSYEELAKDPNVEVAYIATQHPQHKPVVLLCLAAGKAVLCEKPMGVNAAEVREMVATARSQGVFLMEAIWSRFFPAMEALRDVLVRGTIGDLRVARAEFGTDLRSVPRATDWNQAGGSLLDLGIYCVQFLSMVFGAQKPEKISAVGRIHETGVDDTVSVLLQYPGGVHGSFTCSISSNLTNTAYVNGTKGMAQILKSWCPTELVVNGERKEFPPPALGKEYNFLNGSCLLYEANHIRECLRKGLKESPVVPLAESELLAEILEEVRKAIGVTFPQDKC from the exons ATGACGAAGCGGCTGCGAGGAGCGCGTTGGCCCCACCTCCAGCCCCGCAGGCAGAGGACGTCCAAAATGGCGCTGCGCTGGGGCATCGTGTCGGCTGGCCTAATTGCCAGCGACTTTACCAGCGTGCTGAGCTCGCTGCCTCTCTCGGAGCACCAG GTGGTAGCGGTAGCTGCGAGGGACCTGAACCGGGCAGAAGAGTTTGCACAGAAATACAACATCCCCAAGGCCTATGGCTCCTATGAGGAACTGGCCAAGGACCCAAATGTGG AGGTGGCCTATATCGCCACCCAGCACCCCCAGCACAAGCCAGTGGTACTGCTCTGCCTGGCAGCAGGCAAGGCAGTCCTTTGCGAGAAACCCATGGGTGTGAATGCAGCAGAAGTTCGGGAGATGGTTGCGACAGCCCGTTCTCAGGGCGTCTTCCTTATGGAG GCCATTTGGAGCCGGTTTTTTCCTGCCATGGAAGCTCTGCGGGATGTTTTGGTCCGAGGAACTATAGGAGACCTACGAGTGGCCCGGGCAGAATTTGGAACTGATTTAAGATCTGTACCGCGGGCCACAGACTGGAACCAGGCCGGAGGTAGTCTGCTAGACCTAGGTATCTACTGTGTCCAGTTCCTCTCCATGGTCTTTGGTGCACAGAAACCAGAGAAGATTTCAGCTGTGGGGAGGATTCATGAAACAG GTGTGGACGACACTGTCAGCGTGCTACTTCAGTACCCAGGAGGGGTTCATGGTAGCTTCACCTGCAGCATCTCCTCCAACCTCACCAACACAGCGTATGTGAATGGTACCAAGGGCATGGCCCAG ATTCTCAAATCATGGTGCCCAACAGAACTGGTGGTGAATGGCGAGCGTAAGGAGTTCCCTCCGCCTGCCCTCGGGAAAgagtacaattttttaaatggatcATGCTTGCTCTATGAAGCCAACCACATCCGGGAGTGCCTTCGTAAAG GTCTTAAGGAGAGTCCTGTAGTTCCTCTGGCAGAGAGTGAGCTCTTGGCTGAAATCTTGGAGGAGGTGAGGAAGGCCATTGGAGTCACCTTCCCTCAGGATAAATGCTGA